A stretch of DNA from Granulicella pectinivorans:
TCGATGGTGATGCGTTGTCCCATGGTCCAGGTGGGGTGCTTGAGGGCCTGGGCGGGGGTGATATGTTCGAAGTCCGCGGCGGGTGTGTTGCGGAAGGGGCCGCCCGAGGCGGTGAGCCATATCTGCTTGACTTCATTGGGACTTCCGCCGCGCATGGCCTGGTGAACGGCGTTGTGTTCGGAGTCGATGGGCAGGAGGGCTACATTGTGCTTTTTGGCGGCGGCGATGATGAGATCGCCGGCGGCGACGAGACACTCCTTGTTGGCTAACCCTATGGTTTTGCCTGCACATATGGCGGCGTAGGTGGCTTCGAGGCCGGCTACGCCGACGATGGCGGAGACGACGAAGTCGACTTCGGGGTGGGTGGCGACGACGGTGGCGCCTTCCGAGCCCCAGAGAACCTCGATTTCGTGGTGGCCAGCCTGATGGAGCATGGTGCGCAAACGCTGCGCATGCTCCTCGGTGGCCATCGAGATGACGCGTGGAAACCACTGTAAACACTGGTTATACGCGGCTTCTACATTGACGCCGGCGGCGAGGGAAACGACCTTGTAACGGTCGGGAAAGCTCTCGCAGATGGAGAGCGTGGAATGTCCGATGGAACCGGTCGAGCCAAGGATCGCGAGCTTCTTCTTCACGTTTCTATTTTCGCAGATTGGCGTGATTTTGCCTGAACTTTGGTTTTTGTGGTGGATTTCAGGCATTTGTGGTGAGTTTTACCGTTTGTTTCGGTTTTCTTGCCTTTTTCTTCGGGTTTTACCTGCAGTTTTCGAGACGCTAAAACGTGGTCTTTTGCATGGAAAACGTGGACAGGATGTGGGCTTTTGCATGGATACGGGAGACAGGGATTTTTTAGCGGGTTCGGCCGCGCATCCGGTCCTTGAGGCTGTCCATGGGAGGCTGGGCAGCGATGCCGAGTACGACGATTGCGGAGAGAAGGGCGAGAGCCTGGAGAGGGTTTGCGTGGGAGTAGGGGATGAAGGCGGCGGCGAGGAGGATGAGGGGGACGTGGAGGAGGTAGAGGGCGAAGGTTCCGTTGGCGGCGAAACGGATGGTCCGGACGGCGGGGTGGTTGCGGTCGATCCGGATCTTTTCGACGGCGAGCAGAAGGATGAGGAGGGCGATGGCGGTGGGGATGCCGAAGAGGTAGAAGCGCGGGCTGGCTCGCTGGAGGAGATGGATGTCGTGGGACCGGGTGAAGTCGAAGAGGGGGCGCACGAGGGGCTTGATGGCGTGGGCCAGGGTGCGCAGGGCGTGACGGGCGGCGAAGGCTGCGGCGGCGAGGAGGAGGACGGGAGCGGCGGTCCGGAGGATGCCGGCCAGGGGACGGGGGCGCAGCTTCTGGTAGAGGTCGTGGATGAGGCAGCCGAGGAGCCACAGAGGAAGCATGATGAGGATGGGAGGGCCGACGACGAGGGCGGTGACGAGCAGGGCTGCGATGCGGTGCCAGCCGCGACCGAAGAAGGCGATGCCGTAGAAAAGGTAGAAGAAGCACTCGTAGCAGAGGGACCAGAGGACTCCGTTGTCGTGGAGGAAGATGTCCAGACCCCAGCATTGGGCGGTGAAGGTGAGGTTGGCGAGGATCTGCGGGAGGAGGGCGGGGGTGAGATGGCGGAGGATCGCGGAGGCCAGGAGGGTGAAGAGGAGGCAGGGAAGCAGGACGGAGTAGATGCGGGAGACACGGTCGAGGGCGTAGGACCTGGCATCCGTGGCTCGTGCGGTGGTGATGAGGCGGATGACGAATCCGGAGAGGACGAAGAAGACGCCGACTCCGTTGAGAGCGTAGTCGAGGTGATAGTGCCAGACGGTGGAGTATTCGGGCTGGCTGAAGTGTCCGAAGACGACGGCGAGGGCTGCTCCGAGGCGTGCGAGGTCCAGGAGCAGAGAGCCTGAGGCCGTGACCGGTGACGCTTGAGAGGCGGGTGGCATGGATTTGGCTACTCTAGCATTGTGGGGCTCAGGGAAGGGTGGGGTAGATCGCTTCCATGGCGCTGGGCGTTCTGGTTTGAGTCTTAGGGCATGAAGCCCGGGGCGTCCCAGACTGCGGAAGATGAATGGGCGCTGGGTTTGGTGGCTTGGGCGAGGGAGCGGCTCACCTCTTTCAGAAGCAACGGCACTCTCATGAGGAGCGGGCAATGAGCAACGGCAAGGGCAAAGCAGATCCCCTTCGGGCGTGACAACAAAAGGCCAGGACAACTGCAAGAACAGTTGCCATGGCCTTTTGCTGAGAGGAGGTTTCTTTACTCCGTGGAGCGGCGGACCGGGGTGACGGTGGTGCGTTTGTTGACGCGGGGCGCGGAGGACGGTGGGCCGCCGTTCTTGCCGTTGCGGCGCTTTTTGGGGCTGGCGGTTTCTATGACGGCGCGCATCCAGTAGTTGCCCTCGGAGTCGACCTCGATGCCGTGGACCTCGCGCTCGAAGCCGGGGAAGCGCTTGCCGAACTCTTCCATGGCGATGATGAGCTTGATGACAGGGGACTCGGAGGAGCCGAGACGCTCGCCGGGCATGGACATGGGGATGCCGGGGGGGTAGGGGACGAGCATGACGGCGGCGATGCGGCCGGCCATGTCGGCGAAGCGGAGCTTCTCGGTCTCGCCGCGGACGAGCTTCTGGTAGGTCTGCGCCGGGGTGAGGACGGGGTCGAAGTCTTCATCGCAGGCTGCGTTGACGAGGCCGGCGAGGTCGAGCTCGACCATGGCGGCGTGCATCTCGTCGGAGAGCTCCTTGAGGGTCACGCTGCGGTAGCGGGTGGGGTACTTGGCGACGAGCTCGGGCAGGGCTTCTTCGAGGGGGGCCTCGGTGTCGTAGAGGCGCTTGAACTCGAAGAGGTTCTCGAGGAGTGCGCCCCACTTGCCCTTGGAGGTGCCGATGGAGAAGAGGACGAGGACGGTGTAGTCGCCGGTGCGGGCGATTTCGACGCGGCGGGAGTCGAGGAATTCGGTAAGGATGGCGCCGGGGATGCCCCAGTCGGAGATGACGCCCTGGGCGTTGACGCCGGGGGTGAGGATGGTGACCTTGGCCGGGTCGAGCATGCAGTACTCGTCGGCGATGTCTTCGTCCTGATAGCCGTGCCAGTCCTGCCCGGGCTTGAGGGTCCAGGCAGAGGAGCGGTTGGTGAGGAGACCGTCGGCGGCCTCTTCGAGGAGGTAGGTCTTGCCGTCGAGGGGGTCGAAGACGTACTCGGGCTGGTAGAGGCGGAAGAACCAGCCCTGCTCGGCCGCGCGGAGGCGATGGGCGATCGACGACATGGCCTTGCGGAAGGAGATGGCGTCCTGCAGGGTCTCGGACATGAGGGTGGGGCCGGCGGGCTCGTCCATCATGGCGGCGGCGACGTCGAGCGACGCGATGAGAGGGTAGAAGGGCGATGTGGTCCCATGCATCATGAAGGCTTCGTTGAACTGGTCGAAGTCCAGCGGGGCGCGGGGGCTGAGCTTGATGTGGACCATGGAGCCCATGGAGAAGGCCGCGAGCATCTTATGGGTGGACTGGGTGGAGAAGATGGCGGGGCGGTCGGGCATGTCGTCGGGGACGCCCATGGCGAAACGGCCCTTATAGAGCGGATGGAACTTGGCATAGGCGTACCAGGCTTCGTCGAAGTGGATGCGCGGGACGGATTCGGCGAGCTGCGTGGTGACTTTGTCGACGTCGTAACAGAGGCCGTCGTAGGTGGAGTTGGTGACGACGGCGCAGGTGGGGACCTGGGAGCGGGCACCGGCGGAGAAGGGGCTTTTGGCGATGAGGGCTTCTACATTCTCCTTGGAGAAGCGCTTGAGGGGCACGAGGCCGATCATGCCGTAGCCGTTGCGCGTGGGCTTGAAGTAGACGGGGCGCGCGCCGGTGACGGTGAGGGAGTGGCAGATGGACTTGTGGCAGTTGGCGTCGGCGAGGACGATGTCGTCCTGGGCGATGATGCCATGGCCTACGATCTGGTTCGAGGTGGAGGAGCCGGAGAGGACGAAGAAGGTCCAGTCGGCGCCGAAGATGCGGGCGGCGTTTCGTTCGGCGTCGCCCGGGGGGCCGATGTGGTCGAGCCAGGAGCCGAGGGGGGCGGTGGAGATGCCGAGATCGGCACGGAGGAGGTTTTCGCCGAAGAAGCTATGGAACTCCTGGCCAACGGGGTGTTTCAGGTACGCTACGCCGCCCATGTGGCCGGGTGCGTCCCAGGAGTAGGCTCCCTGCGCGGTGTACTTCTTGAGTTCGCGGAAGTAGGGCGGGAGGAGCTGTTCGTGGTAGCGCTCGACGGCGAAGTCGACGCGGTTGGCGATGAAGACGGGGGTGTCCCCGAAGAGGTGGATGTACTCGTGGACCTGCTTGACGACCTCGAGGGGAAGCTCGGAGACGAGGGTGCGGTCGGCGATGAGGAAGATGGGGATCTTCTTGTTGCGGCGGCGGACGGCGCGGAGGATCTGGAGCGCGGCTCGTTCGTCGAACTGGGATTCTCCGGAGAGATCCCAATCGAGGAGGATGGTGGAGTAGCTTGGGTCGGATGTGACGAGCGACAGGCCGTCTTCTGGGGTGGACGTTCGGACTACCTCGTAGCCTTCGTCGCTAATGGCGGTAACAAGCCGCTCCATGGCACGGTCAGAGACGGAGTCGGTACGTCCGACCTCGCTCGCAATCAATAAAACCCAACGGCCTTCGTTCATTCCACCTCGCCCTTCCATGCTTTATCGTACAGGCGTTTTTTGTGGGGGTGTTGCGGGGGTGTGAATGACGGGGATCTTGCGGAAAACGCAAGATTTGGAAACTCATAGGGATTGGCTTCGTCCAATAGATAGACATCTGATTCAATTTTGCTTTTCTTTTGTTTCCCGGGGGATTTTTGCGTTTTATCTCAAGTTTTGCGTTTTTGCTCACCAGCCTGGGGGCCGTGGCCCAGGAAGCTTCGTTGCCCGATGCGCCATCGACCGTTTTGCTGGCCAGCGTGGATGCCGGGAGTTCGTCTTCGGTGACGCTCGAGGGGGCTCGGGAGTACAGCTTTTATCCGGTTGGATTCGAGCAGGATGCTGCGGCGGCCGCGAAGGCCAGCGACAAGGGCAAGCAGAAGCCGATGCTGGGCACGGATCTGGACAAGGACGGACACCCGATTCCGCTCTCGCAGCAACAGCCGCAGCGGATTCTTGGATTCATGCCGAACTTTCGGTCGGTGTCGGCGGGTGGGGTGCCACCCAAGCCGGGGTGGAAGCTGAACTTCAAGGTAGCTACGCGGCAATCGTTCGATTATTCTTCGTTTCTTTTTCTGGGGATTACTTCGCTTTCGGCGGAAGGGATCAATTCGCATCCGGTGCTGGGAAAAGGTGTGGGTGGATTTTATGCCTATACCTGGCGGGGATTTCTGGATAAGACGGATGGGACTTATCTGGGGGCGTGGTTTCTGCCTAGTTTGCTGCATGAAGATACTCGCTACTATGCGATGGGAAGCGGGAACATCGCGAAGAGAATTCTGTATGTCATCAGCCGGCAGGGAGTTACTCGGACCTATGGCGGGCGGCAGACACCTAACATCGCTGGGCTAGGTGGCAAGGTGCTGACGCAGGTGATTTCGCGGGAATATTATCCGGCGGGAGCTACCGATTTCAGTGTGCTGGCTACGAAGTTCGGGTACTCGGCGATGCGGGATGTGGCGTTTACTTCGATTCGGGAGTTCTATCCGCAGATTGCGGCACACTATATCCGGAAGCACAGGGAGAAGATGGCACGGCTGGCGGCGTCGCAGAATCCCTAGGCGACTTTCTAGGTGACCTGGAACTCGGGGTCGACGGGGATTTGGAGGGCGTTGGCGATGGCGTTGGTCTCGGAGGCCATGCCGATTACGGCGAGGAGTTCGGCGTGCTGATCATCGGACATGCCTTTGGCGCGGGCGGCGGCGGTGTGGGAGTGGATGCAGTAGGTGCAGGCGTTGATGGTCGAGACGGCGATGTAGATGAGCTCTTTGGTGAGTGGGTCCAGGGTGCCGGGGGCTACC
This window harbors:
- the dxr gene encoding 1-deoxy-D-xylulose-5-phosphate reductoisomerase, coding for MKKKLAILGSTGSIGHSTLSICESFPDRYKVVSLAAGVNVEAAYNQCLQWFPRVISMATEEHAQRLRTMLHQAGHHEIEVLWGSEGATVVATHPEVDFVVSAIVGVAGLEATYAAICAGKTIGLANKECLVAAGDLIIAAAKKHNVALLPIDSEHNAVHQAMRGGSPNEVKQIWLTASGGPFRNTPAADFEHITPAQALKHPTWTMGQRITIDSATMMNKGFEVIEACRLFDLPPAQVQVTVHPQSTVHSLVEFVDGSILAQISVTDMRLPILYALAYPERVPSDLTFDLKLLSHLDFSQPDLSRFPCLRLAYEAAAAGQSACIALNAADEIAVAAFLAGQIPFLGIPRTIEKVLEKTTHASQASIQQVLVADQAARELARQIIAGV
- a CDS encoding acyltransferase family protein, whose amino-acid sequence is MPPASQASPVTASGSLLLDLARLGAALAVVFGHFSQPEYSTVWHYHLDYALNGVGVFFVLSGFVIRLITTARATDARSYALDRVSRIYSVLLPCLLFTLLASAILRHLTPALLPQILANLTFTAQCWGLDIFLHDNGVLWSLCYECFFYLFYGIAFFGRGWHRIAALLVTALVVGPPILIMLPLWLLGCLIHDLYQKLRPRPLAGILRTAAPVLLLAAAAFAARHALRTLAHAIKPLVRPLFDFTRSHDIHLLQRASPRFYLFGIPTAIALLILLLAVEKIRIDRNHPAVRTIRFAANGTFALYLLHVPLILLAAAFIPYSHANPLQALALLSAIVVLGIAAQPPMDSLKDRMRGRTR
- a CDS encoding Orn/Lys/Arg decarboxylase N-terminal domain-containing protein, producing MNEGRWVLLIASEVGRTDSVSDRAMERLVTAISDEGYEVVRTSTPEDGLSLVTSDPSYSTILLDWDLSGESQFDERAALQILRAVRRRNKKIPIFLIADRTLVSELPLEVVKQVHEYIHLFGDTPVFIANRVDFAVERYHEQLLPPYFRELKKYTAQGAYSWDAPGHMGGVAYLKHPVGQEFHSFFGENLLRADLGISTAPLGSWLDHIGPPGDAERNAARIFGADWTFFVLSGSSTSNQIVGHGIIAQDDIVLADANCHKSICHSLTVTGARPVYFKPTRNGYGMIGLVPLKRFSKENVEALIAKSPFSAGARSQVPTCAVVTNSTYDGLCYDVDKVTTQLAESVPRIHFDEAWYAYAKFHPLYKGRFAMGVPDDMPDRPAIFSTQSTHKMLAAFSMGSMVHIKLSPRAPLDFDQFNEAFMMHGTTSPFYPLIASLDVAAAMMDEPAGPTLMSETLQDAISFRKAMSSIAHRLRAAEQGWFFRLYQPEYVFDPLDGKTYLLEEAADGLLTNRSSAWTLKPGQDWHGYQDEDIADEYCMLDPAKVTILTPGVNAQGVISDWGIPGAILTEFLDSRRVEIARTGDYTVLVLFSIGTSKGKWGALLENLFEFKRLYDTEAPLEEALPELVAKYPTRYRSVTLKELSDEMHAAMVELDLAGLVNAACDEDFDPVLTPAQTYQKLVRGETEKLRFADMAGRIAAVMLVPYPPGIPMSMPGERLGSSESPVIKLIIAMEEFGKRFPGFEREVHGIEVDSEGNYWMRAVIETASPKKRRNGKNGGPPSSAPRVNKRTTVTPVRRSTE
- a CDS encoding carboxymuconolactone decarboxylase family protein translates to MPTAHLYTDAEAAAHPRVAAVFADIRATRNSDFINNFWRALANQPALLERTWASLKEVMVAPGTLDPLTKELIYIAVSTINACTYCIHSHTAAARAKGMSDDQHAELLAVIGMASETNAIANALQIPVDPEFQVT